From Streptomyces sp. NBC_01551:
CCGTCAGCCGCGCGTCCAGCGGCTCGGGCAGCCCTCGCGGGGCGGACGGGCGGCCGGTCGCCGGCGCGGTCGTACCGCACAGGGCCTGCTCGCGCAGGCGGTCGGTGGCCGCGTCGATGGGGTGCGGCACCGGTGCGCCGTTCCCGTCAGCGCGCTGATACCCCGTCAGGTTGTACCCGGCGGCGAACTGCCGCTTGCCGTCCGCGCTGGACATGGCCTGGGTGCTCGCGCCGAAGACACCGCCGTCATGGCCCCAGGCGGGGCCGCACGGCGTGTCCATGCTGTAGATGCCGAGGCCGTAGCGGATGGCCACGGCGCCGTCCGGGCCCTTGACCGGCACCGTGGTGCGCATCTCGCGCAGCTGGGCGGCGGGCAGCAGGTCGCCCTGGAGCAGCGCGCGGTAGAAGGTGTTGAGGTCCTGGGTGGTGGAGACCAGCGCCCCGGCGGTGCCGGCCATGGTCATGTTGTAGTCGCTGTAGTCGCGCGGCGGGTCGAGCAGCCCGCGCAGGTTCTCGTACATCTTGGAGTGCGGGCCCCTGATGACCGGGTCCGTCCCCGGGAAGTAGGTGCTGCGCAGTCCGGCCTCGCGGATGACGTCCCGGGTGATGACCCGCTCGGGGTCCTCGCCGGTGACCTCGCGGAGCAGTTCGCCGAGCAGCAGGTAGTTGGTGTTCGAGTAGGACCAGTCCGTGCCGGGTTCGAAGAGCTGCGGCCGGTTCATCCCGTACCCGATCAGCGTGGCGGGGCGCAGGGTGCGGTAGCGGAAGTCGTCCAGGCTCTGCGGGGAGTTCTCCCTCAGTGACGGGAAGGCCTCGATGATGTAGTCGTCGATGCCGCTGGTGTGGTTCAGCAGCATCCGCACGGTGATCTTGCGGCCGCGCTCCCCCGGGACGAGGCCGGGCAGGTAGTCGCCGACCGGCCGGTCGAGCGCGATGCGGCCGCGGGCGCTCTGCTGGAGCACGGCCGTGGCGGTGAAGGTCTTGGTGATGCTGCCGACCCGGTGCCGCATGTCGGGGCGGGTGGGGCGGCGCGTGTCGACGTCTGCGAAGCCGGTGGCCCCGGTCCACTGGGCGCGGCCGTCGCGGACGCTGCTGTACGCCCCGTACATGCCGGCCTCGTGGACGGCGTCCAGCCGCCGGGCGAGGGCCTCGCGGTCGAGTCCCCGGGCCGCCGACGCGGCGGCCGTCCGGTCGTCGGGGCCGGTGGCGGCGCTCGCGGCCGGGGCGGCCCCGGCCAGCAGGGCCAGTACGACGGCTGCCGCGGCCCCGGTGTCGCGTAACGCGCGTCCTCGGCCTCGGTGCGTGGGCTGCATGGGTCTCTCCCCCTGCTCGACGCCCCCTGCGGGGCGGTCGGACGATCTTCGGCTGCCCCCGATTCTTCCGATCGCCGGCCGCGCCCCCATCGGCCGCCGGGACGATCCCGGCGCGCGCCGTATGGGACCCGGGTAGCAGACGCGCATCCCCCGTTCGGGTCTCTTGACACCATCGAGTCGGCAAAGCGGAGGGAAATTTCCGCGCGGGGGGCTGCGGTTCCCGCACCCCGTGCCGACGCAGCATTTACGCGCTCTTAACGCCGAATCCAGGGGGCCGCGACCCGACAGAACGATGGAATCCGCACATGAACAGCTATTGACCTGCGGATCTCGCGGAGATTGCATGTCGGCCCGGGAGCCGCTCACACCCTTGCTCACCACCGCCTCGGAGGCGATACCGCTCCCGCGCTCACTCACCGCATCTGCCGATCGGAACCACGTACCGATGTCTGACACGATCAGCGCACCTCAGGCCCTCGCTCCCGCCACCGGGCCCACCCCGCAGAAGCTCAAGCGTTCCATCGGCGTCGTCGGCGGGACACTGCTCACGCTCTCGTGCGTGACGCCCGCCTCGACCCTCTTCGTCGTCGTGCCCGACCTGTTCGCCAGTCTCGGCACGTGGACGGCCCTCACCATCGCGATCGGCTCGCTGCTCTGCATCGGCGTGGCCTTCTGCTACTCCGAGCTCGGCACGCTCATTCCCAGCGCGGGCGGCGAGTACGCGATCGTCTCCACCCTGGCGGGCCGGCTCGCCGGCTGGCTGGTGTTCGTACTGTCCCTGCTGGTCGTGATGATCGTGCCGCCCGTGATCGCCATGGGTACGGCCGACTACCTGGCCCCGATCGTCGAGA
This genomic window contains:
- a CDS encoding serine hydrolase translates to MQPTHRGRGRALRDTGAAAAVVLALLAGAAPAASAATGPDDRTAAASAARGLDREALARRLDAVHEAGMYGAYSSVRDGRAQWTGATGFADVDTRRPTRPDMRHRVGSITKTFTATAVLQQSARGRIALDRPVGDYLPGLVPGERGRKITVRMLLNHTSGIDDYIIEAFPSLRENSPQSLDDFRYRTLRPATLIGYGMNRPQLFEPGTDWSYSNTNYLLLGELLREVTGEDPERVITRDVIREAGLRSTYFPGTDPVIRGPHSKMYENLRGLLDPPRDYSDYNMTMAGTAGALVSTTQDLNTFYRALLQGDLLPAAQLREMRTTVPVKGPDGAVAIRYGLGIYSMDTPCGPAWGHDGGVFGASTQAMSSADGKRQFAAGYNLTGYQRADGNGAPVPHPIDAATDRLREQALCGTTAPATGRPSAPRGLPEPLDARLTAPR